A genomic region of uncultured Acidilobus sp. JCHS contains the following coding sequences:
- a CDS encoding RNase P/RNase MRP subunit p29 yields MKIDERNIDRRVLIGLRARVVRHPDPTVEGLEGVITWETSRTITLRTVKNGRPREVKVLKEGALLALELDNGRRVLLEGFRVINRPESRARRS; encoded by the coding sequence TTGAAGATAGATGAAAGAAATATTGACAGAAGGGTTCTCATAGGGCTTAGGGCTAGAGTTGTAAGGCACCCTGACCCAACGGTAGAAGGCCTAGAAGGCGTAATCACCTGGGAGACCTCCCGCACAATAACGCTGAGAACGGTTAAGAACGGAAGACCAAGGGAGGTCAAGGTCCTCAAGGAGGGCGCACTACTAGCCCTAGAGCTTGATAACGGAAGGAGAGTCTTGCTAGAGGGCTTCAGGGTAATCAATAGGCCTGAGAGCAGGGCCAGGCGCTCTTGA
- a CDS encoding ribosomal protein L29: MRLRVPKHKLRADELRGKEVAELRKLLEDQRAELVTLRQKAAAGALESPARVREVRKNIARILTIMREKTASSQQAAKSEAS; encoded by the coding sequence GTGAGGCTAAGGGTGCCTAAGCATAAGCTGCGCGCTGACGAGCTCAGGGGTAAGGAAGTAGCTGAGCTCAGGAAGTTATTAGAAGATCAGAGGGCGGAGCTGGTGACGCTGAGACAGAAGGCAGCGGCAGGAGCTCTTGAGTCGCCCGCGAGGGTAAGGGAGGTTAGAAAGAACATAGCGAGGATATTGACAATAATGCGTGAGAAGACAGCTTCTTCTCAGCAGGCCGCTAAGAGTGAAGCCAGTTGA
- a CDS encoding methionyl-tRNA synthetase: MARYIVTAAWPYSNFIPHLGTVLHLLSADVYARFLRLMGNDVIYVTGSDEHGTPIELEARLRGVRPKELTDQVHSYDVELFSQFRFSFSLYSRTESEVHKEFVKDFFRRLKDRGLIYPAEEEMPFCPNDKIFLPDRYVIGTCPYCGYDQARGDQCDNCGHLLTPKELINPRCVLCGATPIWVKTTNYFIDLGKVQEPLRKWLEGSELDERVKNYSLDWVKQGLRPRALTRDIAWGVEAPFEDAKGKTIYVWFDALLGYLSATKEYLMRKGLGPDAWKEWWQDKDVRTTYFIGKDNIPFHAIILPALLLATGEPYALPWRISTTDYLLYEGRHFSKSRKVGIWIDEALEIAPADYWRWVLIRLRPENGDVSFQWSEFYRIVNSELNDDIGNLAYRVLSFISSRFSGVVPGPHRLMAQDEEVLKSIDSLTDDYVRLMESIELKKATEKVLEVARLGNKYLNDRAPWDLVKRGAAEEAETVIYVAASAVKRLAHLMAPFMPGVADDLWGQLGMEGRVSETPWGDELRKGPRPGQRLGEVHPLFKKLPRDFLDKVDEVIKEARARANDKRPPLLREHAIA, encoded by the coding sequence ATGGCAAGGTACATAGTAACTGCCGCATGGCCCTACTCTAACTTCATACCTCACCTGGGGACGGTGCTGCACCTCTTAAGCGCTGACGTTTACGCCAGGTTCCTCAGGCTGATGGGCAATGACGTGATCTACGTGACTGGAAGCGACGAGCACGGGACGCCAATAGAGCTTGAGGCGAGGCTCCGCGGAGTGAGGCCTAAGGAGCTCACCGACCAGGTGCACAGTTACGACGTGGAGCTGTTCTCCCAGTTCCGGTTCTCCTTCAGCCTCTACTCCAGGACGGAGAGCGAGGTCCACAAGGAGTTCGTCAAGGACTTCTTCAGGAGGCTTAAGGACAGGGGCCTCATATATCCGGCGGAGGAAGAGATGCCGTTCTGCCCAAATGATAAGATATTCCTGCCGGACAGGTACGTAATAGGCACGTGTCCTTACTGTGGCTATGACCAGGCGCGCGGCGACCAGTGCGACAACTGCGGCCACCTCCTAACGCCAAAGGAGCTCATAAATCCCAGGTGCGTCCTCTGCGGGGCTACCCCGATATGGGTCAAGACGACCAACTACTTCATAGACCTGGGCAAGGTCCAGGAGCCCCTGAGGAAATGGCTCGAGGGCAGCGAGCTTGACGAGAGGGTGAAGAACTACAGCCTGGACTGGGTGAAGCAGGGCCTGAGGCCCAGGGCCCTGACCAGGGACATAGCCTGGGGCGTCGAGGCCCCCTTCGAGGACGCCAAGGGCAAGACGATATACGTGTGGTTTGACGCCCTCCTGGGCTACCTCAGCGCTACCAAGGAGTACCTCATGAGGAAGGGCCTCGGGCCTGACGCGTGGAAGGAGTGGTGGCAGGACAAGGACGTCAGGACGACCTACTTCATAGGAAAGGACAACATACCTTTCCACGCGATAATCCTGCCGGCCCTCCTCCTGGCCACGGGCGAGCCCTACGCGCTTCCGTGGAGGATCAGCACCACTGATTACCTGCTCTACGAGGGCAGGCACTTCAGCAAGAGCAGGAAGGTGGGCATATGGATAGACGAAGCCCTTGAGATAGCGCCTGCCGACTATTGGCGCTGGGTCCTGATAAGGCTGAGGCCCGAGAACGGCGACGTTAGCTTCCAGTGGAGCGAGTTCTACAGGATAGTCAATAGCGAGCTAAATGATGACATAGGGAACCTGGCCTACAGGGTGCTGTCGTTCATATCGAGCAGGTTCTCCGGCGTTGTGCCAGGGCCTCACAGGCTTATGGCACAGGACGAGGAGGTGCTGAAGTCTATAGATTCCCTAACCGATGACTACGTAAGGCTCATGGAGTCCATAGAGCTCAAGAAGGCCACCGAGAAGGTCCTTGAGGTTGCCAGGCTCGGCAATAAGTACCTCAATGATAGGGCCCCGTGGGACCTAGTTAAGAGGGGCGCGGCAGAGGAAGCGGAGACGGTCATCTACGTGGCCGCCTCCGCAGTAAAGCGCCTGGCCCACCTAATGGCGCCTTTCATGCCGGGGGTTGCCGATGACCTATGGGGTCAGCTCGGCATGGAGGGTAGGGTCAGCGAGACTCCGTGGGGCGACGAGCTAAGGAAAGGCCCTAGGCCCGGCCAGCGCCTTGGCGAGGTTCACCCGTTGTTCAAGAAGCTGCCAAGGGACTTCCTGGACAAGGTCGATGAAGTTATAAAGGAAGCCAGGGCCCGCGCAAATGACAAGAGGCCCCCCCTTCTCAGGGAGCACGCTATAGCTTAG
- a CDS encoding ribosomal protein L22(archaeal)/L17(eukaryotic/archaeal) — protein MIKMPNWAYSYRPADEARAAKAMAWDIPVHPKVMTEVARAIKGMRLLDAEKYLRTVIELKEPVPFRSASKKVPHRRGLADRWGWPIGKYPVKAASYMLKLLENAANNAETKNLDVEKLYIVHVGVHKGLTLKRLYPRAFGRADIIRKTRSHVEVVVEERG, from the coding sequence GTGATCAAGATGCCGAACTGGGCGTACTCTTACAGGCCCGCTGATGAGGCTCGGGCCGCTAAGGCTATGGCGTGGGACATCCCCGTTCACCCTAAGGTGATGACGGAGGTGGCGAGGGCCATAAAGGGCATGAGACTGCTTGACGCTGAGAAGTACCTAAGGACCGTCATAGAGCTGAAGGAGCCGGTCCCGTTCAGGAGCGCCAGCAAGAAGGTGCCCCACAGGAGGGGACTCGCGGACAGGTGGGGGTGGCCTATCGGCAAGTACCCAGTCAAGGCCGCCAGTTACATGTTAAAGCTGCTCGAGAACGCCGCCAACAACGCTGAGACCAAGAACCTAGACGTTGAGAAGCTTTACATAGTCCATGTGGGGGTTCACAAGGGCTTGACCCTTAAGAGGCTCTACCCAAGGGCCTTTGGGAGGGCTGACATAATTAGGAAGACCAGGTCGCACGTGGAGGTCGTGGTGGAGGAGAGGGGTTAG
- a CDS encoding looped-hinge helix DNA binding domain, AbrB family translates to MSTRLTGLVKVDSKGRITIPQTIRESLGIEAGMLVAMLADTEKKEIIVSPIMAENAKVVQIEVTMQDRPGALAKVTSKLSDLKVDIIANRCTSITRREEGECTFIVDMSQSSTDVEGVRKALESLDVVTQVMIRQFEPPVF, encoded by the coding sequence GTGTCGACCAGGCTCACAGGGCTTGTCAAGGTGGACTCGAAGGGGAGAATTACGATACCTCAGACTATTAGGGAGTCGCTAGGCATAGAGGCTGGGATGCTTGTGGCCATGCTGGCTGACACTGAGAAGAAGGAGATCATAGTCAGCCCTATCATGGCAGAGAACGCCAAGGTCGTCCAGATCGAGGTCACTATGCAGGACAGACCGGGCGCCCTCGCTAAGGTCACTTCGAAGCTTAGCGACCTAAAGGTGGATATCATAGCTAACAGGTGCACGTCAATAACCAGGAGAGAGGAGGGCGAGTGCACGTTCATAGTTGATATGAGTCAGTCGTCGACCGACGTGGAGGGCGTCCGTAAGGCCCTAGAGAGCCTTGATGTAGTGACTCAGGTTATGATAAGGCAGTTCGAGCCTCCAGTCTTCTGA
- a CDS encoding 50S ribosomal protein L14P translates to MVKRQKFSAVLSRFGVSTGVQVGSYVDVADNSGAKEAMIVDVPGVKTRVRRLAAAGPGDLVIVTVKKGTPQIRKQISYAVVIRQKRPYRRPDGSWVSFDDNAVVLINQDGTPKGTEVRGPVAREAAERWPSIAKLATIII, encoded by the coding sequence ATGGTCAAGAGGCAGAAGTTCTCCGCGGTGTTGTCTCGCTTCGGGGTCAGCACAGGCGTTCAGGTAGGCAGCTATGTAGACGTTGCGGACAACAGTGGGGCTAAGGAGGCCATGATCGTTGACGTACCTGGCGTCAAGACCAGGGTGAGAAGGCTTGCCGCAGCGGGCCCAGGGGACCTCGTGATAGTTACCGTCAAGAAGGGCACGCCGCAGATAAGGAAGCAGATAAGCTATGCCGTTGTTATAAGGCAGAAGAGACCTTACCGCAGGCCTGACGGCAGCTGGGTCTCGTTTGATGACAACGCTGTGGTCCTCATAAACCAGGACGGCACGCCTAAGGGAACTGAAGTAAGGGGACCCGTGGCAAGGGAGGCTGCCGAGAGGTGGCCGTCTATAGCGAAGTTAGCGACCATAATAATATGA
- a CDS encoding ribosomal protein S19(archaeal)/S15(eukaryotic), protein MSTIELRPEWKRFRYRGKSLEELLSMSLDEFVQLLPARERRSLMRGLTPVQRKLLNKIRALRKAGKSDVMIKTHVRDMIILPEMVGLTIAVYNGKEYVPVRVTPEMIGHRLGEFSHTTKLVHHGEPGLKASKSSLHIAAKG, encoded by the coding sequence ATGTCGACAATAGAGCTGAGGCCTGAGTGGAAGCGATTCAGGTACAGAGGGAAGAGCTTAGAGGAGCTGCTATCTATGTCCCTTGACGAGTTTGTCCAGCTGCTTCCGGCCAGGGAGAGGAGGTCATTAATGAGGGGCCTTACGCCTGTGCAGAGGAAGCTCCTCAACAAGATAAGGGCCTTGAGGAAGGCCGGCAAGAGCGACGTCATGATAAAGACCCACGTTAGGGATATGATAATCCTTCCCGAGATGGTGGGCCTTACCATAGCGGTTTACAACGGCAAGGAGTACGTGCCCGTCAGGGTAACGCCTGAGATGATAGGTCATAGGCTTGGCGAGTTCAGCCACACAACCAAGCTAGTTCATCACGGTGAGCCAGGGCTCAAGGCCTCTAAGAGCAGCCTCCACATAGCCGCTAAAGGGTGA
- a CDS encoding archaeal ribosomal protein S17P, with amino-acid sequence MPAPSKVKALQIPGVKPPTTTCDDPNCPWHGSLRVRGVLLEGVVEKLKANKTAVVRHDYLHYDSKYKRYEWRRTRKHVHVPPCISVKVGDKVVIGETRPLSKTVKFVLLGKVEV; translated from the coding sequence ATGCCAGCGCCTAGTAAGGTTAAGGCGCTTCAGATACCTGGCGTGAAGCCGCCTACGACTACTTGTGATGATCCTAACTGTCCTTGGCACGGGAGCCTCAGGGTCAGGGGGGTTCTGCTGGAGGGAGTGGTTGAGAAGCTGAAGGCGAACAAGACCGCTGTTGTGAGGCATGACTACCTTCACTACGACAGTAAGTACAAGAGGTATGAGTGGAGGAGGACGCGTAAGCACGTTCACGTCCCGCCTTGCATAAGCGTAAAGGTAGGAGATAAGGTCGTAATCGGCGAGACCAGGCCGCTGTCAAAGACCGTGAAGTTTGTCCTGCTTGGCAAGGTGGAGGTGTGA
- a CDS encoding ribosomal protein S3, eukaryotic/archaeal type has protein sequence MSRIKNYFLRQGLVRVKLDEYLAQNFYTAGYAGLQIVQSGLGTRVHIFAERPALIIGRRGATIRKLQAVFQKVFGLENVQISVSQPDNMELNARVQAFRIARALEMGYHFRRVAMATMRRIMEAGAAGVEVVISGKLTRERARFEKYHMGKVIKTGHTVDLYTDRAIAHARLPLGIIGVEVLIVEPEAAEPHIKVRPKEEAEAAVKELEEITSSAQVAGAVEEPVGGEAKGA, from the coding sequence TTGTCGAGGATAAAGAATTACTTCCTCAGGCAGGGGCTCGTCAGGGTCAAGCTTGACGAGTATTTAGCGCAGAACTTCTACACAGCTGGCTACGCGGGCCTCCAGATAGTCCAGAGCGGCCTAGGCACAAGGGTTCACATATTTGCTGAGAGGCCTGCCCTCATCATAGGCAGAAGGGGCGCCACGATAAGGAAGTTGCAGGCGGTGTTCCAGAAGGTCTTCGGGCTTGAGAACGTTCAGATAAGCGTCAGCCAGCCTGACAACATGGAGCTGAATGCGAGGGTCCAGGCCTTCAGGATAGCGAGAGCGCTGGAGATGGGCTACCATTTCAGGAGGGTCGCCATGGCTACTATGAGGAGGATTATGGAGGCGGGGGCCGCAGGGGTAGAGGTGGTTATAAGCGGTAAGCTGACGAGGGAGAGGGCCAGGTTTGAGAAGTATCACATGGGTAAGGTCATAAAGACCGGTCACACGGTTGACCTTTACACGGATAGAGCTATAGCCCATGCCAGGCTGCCTCTCGGAATAATAGGTGTTGAGGTACTCATAGTAGAGCCCGAGGCCGCAGAGCCTCACATTAAGGTAAGGCCCAAGGAGGAGGCCGAAGCCGCTGTAAAGGAGCTCGAGGAGATCACCTCCAGCGCCCAGGTAGCGGGTGCCGTGGAGGAGCCAGTAGGAGGTGAGGCTAAGGGTGCCTAA
- a CDS encoding ribosomal protein L24p/L26e, archaeal/eukaryotic, giving the protein MKALASPKPKVQRKAFYNAPLHLRHKLASAHLSRELRDKLGIRSLPVVVGDRVMIMKGDHKGKTGKVAEVDLKGLWVKVEGITRKKADGTEVLVKFRPWNLLILDLNLKDKWRRRIIERRGGRVEALQTQQQGAQQDGGK; this is encoded by the coding sequence GTGAAGGCCTTGGCGAGCCCTAAGCCTAAGGTCCAGCGGAAGGCCTTTTACAACGCGCCCCTACACCTAAGACATAAGCTGGCCTCAGCGCACTTGAGCAGGGAGCTCAGGGACAAGCTAGGAATTAGGTCGCTACCGGTCGTGGTCGGGGACAGAGTCATGATAATGAAGGGGGACCATAAGGGTAAGACCGGCAAGGTGGCAGAGGTTGATCTAAAGGGGCTCTGGGTTAAGGTCGAAGGCATAACTAGGAAGAAGGCCGATGGCACCGAGGTCCTTGTGAAGTTCAGGCCCTGGAATCTCCTAATTCTCGACCTTAACCTGAAGGACAAGTGGCGGAGAAGAATAATAGAGCGCCGTGGGGGTAGGGTAGAGGCCCTACAGACCCAGCAACAGGGCGCTCAGCAGGATGGTGGTAAGTAA